A region of the Hydra vulgaris chromosome 12, alternate assembly HydraT2T_AEP genome:
ttaagattgTAAGACTTATTAGGTCTGGAATTAAGAGATAGTAGACTGTAGGCTGAAGTTTCCTAAAACCTATTTAACACTATTGATATAAGTTCTTTACTCTGCTCTAGAGCAACTGCTTCAGAAAATTTCTTTAAAGCTGTTCTTCGGCTCTTCCAAACATTCTTCTTAAATTATACTTGATTTATTTGCTGTAATAATATAAGTTTGATATTATCtctgaaactaaaaaaagataacgTGAAGTGTTTTTGATAAGCTGTAGGTGGGGCGACAccaatttttctttagaaagtATAATTTCTTTAGGTTCAAAATCAACGTCACTATTTAATCTTTGACAGTGTTTTCTTTATTGTAACCCAACACTCATTTCATTCATTGGGTGACAATATTTTCATGGAGGTAgctaaaagtaaaagttatttatataatttttttttttttaattttatttagatgccccaaaaaaaaacataacggttttatcacagaacaccgcggaTGAGAATTTAATTAGAAGTTCACACCACCTTCcaaaccgatgtcgcaaaacttgttcagaggtggggtttgaaccacggatcctttgtttctgatgCAAGTGCGCtatcactgcgccacggctactctcaaaatttgaaatgatttttcaaGGGCTTggaattataaacatttttttttttacaaatacagtTGAGACCAGATCCCAAGTTCTTAAAAGCTATTAAGGCTATATACATTCTATATTGAAAATTAACGTggattttcaattttcttaaagtGACCTATCTGTTCATATTGACTCATAGTGTGCATTTAAAACCTAAAGACATGAAAGTAAACAATAGtcgtttcaaaaaatatattatgataatagCTTTCTTACAAActgataagattttttttgaacttttcacAAAgtgtgttttaataattaaggttatacttttattcttaaataaccTTCTTTCATTAAACGAGATTTCGGTCTACATTTGGGATCATTAACTTTGCTAACATCTTAAACAACTTCTAGCTCTGACATTGTGTTTGTTTCAACAAAGTTAAACTAatccattattttaaataattcagtAAGTAAAGtccaatattaatttaaacctTTATAAGCCATACTAAATAGATGCTAACTAAGAAAAAATACCGTTGAATAAACGTAACTAATATCTTCAAGCAAGATTGCGGCTATAGGTGATTGAGGTAAACAACTTTCAAGCATGAAGCAAACTTAAATTATGTATATGTTAATGTCAAACAtaaatgatttgcaaaaaatcgCAGCGATCaaagcctgggaacaaaaatatacaaagcaTTTAGGACCTAAAAGAACACAACGCAAATGTTGTGCGTTAACATAGATATGCTCATTCATGTAAGATGACACCTTAACACCATACAATTAGTTAATACACCTAATGAgcaatatatgaaaataatttatttgttttatgtacttaattttatttttatttcagaataagaataataaatcaAACACCATGTATTGTTTAATGTAAacgaaaaaaagaatacaagtctataaaaaaaaaaatttaatttacaattttatttatcataaaaaacagaaaacgtccgtcaaaagtttcaaatttatataaattacagataaaataaaaacgttgaTATGTCCGAtgatatataactaaataatcTCAAAACTTAAATGATTTGGACCTAGGATTATATGTAGTTTGTGACCTCTAATAGTTTTCTGTAACTTTAACGCATATTAAGTAGAAAGAACTTGTTGAGGTCTTTGATTAAATGctataattatataaagttttaatcaaagttctaaaaagttttacatattatataacatataaactatttgcattatatacaatatgtatatacaatgaTTGTATGCATGCAAACGTTATAAATGTTACACATTAGtttctattatttatatatcattggtCATGTAAACCAAAATCacaatgttcttttaaaaatgtctttaaattcAGCTTTAAATCATTTGGCTTTCTTcgctaaaaaaaactataagcACTTAAACATTAGGAAAATagcgttttttataaatttttgtaataatttttaaagagatttgtgtttatagcatcaaaaaattttcttgagaaaaatattttgacattaaaaaaaaaaagatattatgcAGGTTTTCACCAATGCTTATATGGTTTTTGTCAATGAAAATACGTACGCCCTCAAAAATATATGTGcctaatattaaaacaaaactagCAGGGCGCTTatgaaacaatattaaaaaatattataaaagttaataacacaaaacaaaaaaaataaacagtcacttgtagtcttaaaaaaaacatctaccAATATTTACTTAGTATGTGTTTAGTATATTTATactgtatgtatatttttttcaaacacaaaattttaaatcttagaACTCTACaaccaacaaaaaataaaacatactttttaaaataacgtttaatcaaataatatactaTCTGATATTGAAGCAATCAATTTAATCGCTCATTAGACAACAACATAGGCATGCCATGCATAGAGCACCGAGTGCACAATCTTCAGCAGTTGTGTCAGCTTTTTTTTGATGAACATACACTTGTTGTGGAGGCTGCTGCATTATCAAAGTTGTGTTGGTAGGTTGTGCAGGATATGGACCTGTCTGTTGATATCCCGGGTAACCAGAAGGCGGATAACCTGGTTGCTGTGGAGGATATCCAGGTTGAGCAACTGGATAACCTGGCTGTGACACAGGATAACCAGGTGGAGGCCCTTGGAATCCAGGTGCAGGATAACCTGAAACAGGGTAAGCAGGCGGCTGTTGATTGTAAGGAGGAGGATTTGAGAATCCTTGATATGGTTCTTTTTGTGGTGGAGGATAATAAGGATTTGTTGGTGGTGGTGGTGCTGTCATCTgtagcaaataaaattatacggtttaacaatttaaaataggttgagaaaaatttatttcaaaaccaACACTTAAAATGCCAGATCTAACAAGTCTTACAACCCCAAATTAATAAATTTCCATTCTCACACCCAATAGAAACACACCCCAATAAATTTGTCCTAATCATAGATGCtagtaaaaactgtttttttatcttttaaaagtgTGTTTATAAGTTAAGCAAATTTTTCTAATCTCACTTGGAATAAAGTATTTcacatcaaaataaatataacttatagtTATAGTTTAACAAGTTAGGAagaagaatttattaaaaaagacaataaaaaaagttgaaggaATATTTCAGCCATATCCATTCATTTCAAACTTATCTCTTCGAAATCAAACTTATGAAGTCTGCTATAAATAGGTTTCATATTGACTATTTAAGAACTTTGCTAAAAGCAAACACTATAAATAGAGGATTTTGAACTAATCTTTATTCAAACATTTACATGCAAAAACATAAGATTTAATATATTTGCccatatattatttaaaaaaatttcaattttataacgaaacatttgaaaaatataccatttagaaaatatttacgAGTCTTtaaactttagcaatttttatttacaataaataaaaattgctaaagttttttagctgttttctgaaagaattttttataaaaatgagtaaaataTCGGACCAAAAATAAATTGACATCTTTTTTCCAGAAATATTTCAGATTACCCCATtaatttctttgtaaaaataatattttacaacaatGCTTTATTTATCATATGATATCGAAAAGAATCATTATTAtcaatatcattaaaataaactaattaaagcCAGAAGGGAATTAGATTAAGACATTGTTGAACCGCATTGATTGCGCAACGGAAACATCCCTTTTGGGGCAACTTTAGGGGTAAAAAGTTGGTCACAATTGATAACTCTAAAACACTATGAACTATATATGGATGGTTAGTAAATTTTATGCTCatcaatatttataattgaaaaaatgatttgaaaaccttttaaaactaattttttgttttaaaagagtaAATTTGATTCGATGCTTTTCCAcggtaaactttgtttttaaaacataaccTTTTGCTGCGCAAAATCTCTCAATAAATAGGACAAAagcttatttataaataaatagcttatatgtaaataagaaaaaaagcttaaatgtgaaaagaaataaatttttaaaaaataattttgtaactcgaatataaatttcttaaaaaagcaaTGTGGGATAAGTAGCAGTCATAACCATGACAGCCAATGCACAAAGACATGCACTTTAATCCATTTTTTCTGCAAGAATAAATATTAGCCCTGCGTATGTTTCTTGACAGAGTTTGACAATTACAGCGAATCACTTATAGCATATTAGATGGTGTTACATCCTTGTCTGTTGGTATAGGGAGAaatcaatcattttttaaatttcatcccCAATCTTTGGGATCCaagttttaagatttatataGCATTTTCCATTCAACAACATGTAGATAAACCAAAGACCATAAAAATAAGCAGCACGATCTGTGGCTGGTAGCTTTCTTGCTTAATAATTCCCTCACAAaccatttgtttatattttgaaaactgagaaataatactatgaaaatatgacattttctttcaaaatgttGAATGATGTagattaacaaatttaaaataatcattcaaACATCAACctaattttctttaacaaaGAACTTCTTTTTTGGTTGCCCagtaatcaaaaaatatttcagatattGCATgctattcaattttttcagaaatttttaaaaactaggtTTTCTTTTTCCCACTATTGCAGATGTTGAGTCACATCCTGCCATGCATGAAcaaataaaagatgttttttaaaatccattACTTAAGATTGAGCAGCTATTATAAcccagagttttttttttttttttttttgtgttcttgataaaaaaaaaattacattgaacaaaagtaaaattaattgtGATTTGTTGTGCGAATTTGATAAAAAACGCTCTTGTGAGTATGGTACCTGACTATTTTCTGAAACGACAAGATTTTGTGAAAAGCCTTTAAATTTCGTTCGCATGATGAGTtcatgaaaaatattgaaaatacttATGATAACCATCAAATATAAGactcttatattatatatttgatatactatattatatttaatatataattatattatattatattttaatatattatatatatttagatatattatatattaaaaattatgtcacCTCTTAAAGAagtgacataattttttttatatagctgACATAGATctcaaaaatttctataaaccTCATATCTTTGTTCTAAAGAACTTTGTGAAGTAAGGAACCTCCGCCAGTACATATTTGTACTAACTTACATttgtatttgatttaaattcatCATCAGAAAGAATCACTTTGTGCAAAGATGACTTGTTTGCTTTCAGATTtagatcatttttaaacaatgattAAGCTCAAAACCAAAGTATAGTTCAACATTACTCTCTCTTTCTGCAATTGCCTTTTAAAAAGAAGTGTTGAATCGATACAACGATTAAACTGTCTAGTTTTATGCTATAGGTCAAAACAGTGTTCTGTCTTGACCTAACAGTGTTCTGTCTTGACCTAATGCCAAAATGGCAAATGTAATCTATGTTCACCAACTTTATGATTGTGTTCTCCTTAAATCTCTTTTGCAGTGTGAGCTCAGTAACCAACTGTAAAAGTTAAATTCAACTTAATCTCTAGTATTCTATTAGATGTAATATTTTTCCTAATGCATTTCCAAAATATTCCCATTAACTGCTTACAGAAAGTAACTTTTTCTTATAACAACTCTAGAAGAGATCAGGATCACCTTGCTACTgtcatgtaacccagtacaacctgcctACTGCcttgtagagttttttttaggcattggctaggagaaataaactacAACTTAAAAGTCTCCAACCTTGGGGCTCTAAGTAAAGACAAGAGTTAGCATCTCGATaaaatacttatcttgggcagatgttaactacATCCAGCTAAAATTCCtttgccttggggctcttggttaagtaaaggctagagatgagtcttgataaaaaaatttaaaatcttgggacaaaattttttagcatcttgggcagatgttaactgcaccCAGCTATTGTCTTGTAGAAGACTTAGGCAAacactttaggggtaagcagaaataATTCTCTTAATGAGTGTACAGCTCTAAAATTCAGTTTATTGGTTCTAAGGCCGACTGATGAAGGTTTCTCAAACTCTATGGTAGTTTTCAGAGAGGCTTATTCCaccaacagctgtaaaatatcagggTCAAGGTAACAACATCAGTTTTTGatatgtctaataacatctgtccaacaacatctgtaaatTTAATGAGGTATATAATAACATCTGCCCAACAACATCTAAAATTTCATTGATATCTAATAACGTCTGcgcaaaaattaaatgaataaatatttttttgtacatcTGTAATattacagatgtagttacatcttttaaattatcaaagtgtaataacatctgtgcaactaTATATTTGGATTTTACAGATATGgttacatcttttaaattatcaaagtgtaATAACATCTGCACAACTACATCTTTAGATTTTatagatgtagttacatcttttaaattatcaaagtgtaataacatctgtgcaactaCATCTGCAGATTTTTagatgaagttatttttaagatgaattaactaataatgcattattttaaacagatgttattacatataaaaattttttcagatgtaactacatctggaaaaaaaatataaactaataatcattattataaccagatgtagttacatatagaaattttttcagatgtaactacatctggagaa
Encoded here:
- the LOC100214274 gene encoding cysteine-rich and transmembrane domain-containing protein 1 isoform X1; translation: MTAPPPPTNPYYPPPQKEPYQGFSNPPPYNQQPPAYPVSGYPAPGFQGPPPGYPVSQPGYPVAQPGYPPQQPGYPPSGYPGYQQTGPYPAQPTNTTLIMQQPPQQVYVHQKKADTTAEDCALGALCMACLCCCLMSD